The Malus domestica chromosome 08, GDT2T_hap1 genomic interval TCATCATTACTCTAGATGGTGAAGATTTTATTGAATGTGAACCAATATAGggttatttacactaaggaatGAAAAAAATTGTGGAAAATCAaacaattatataatatttgCCTTATGTAACACGGCGATAATTGGTATCTTTATTACATTAGCTAAAACTTATTTGGTCTTGTTCATTCCTATCACAACAAGATGGACTTTACCGAGGCTAAGAATGGACCAACTATTGAATCTTGGATGGAAATTTCTTGAAGGGGcgtggaaatgcataagaactctTGAATGGAAATGGAAAAGAGATGTAACTCCAGTTTCTTTGAAAATAATTCTTGTGGTctagaataaaaataaaaagagtttgGGGCAATAAGAAGCTTGTATCCATAGAACATCTAGTGTAACAtagataatgaataaataagagttAATATCATTCCAATTGCCATTACAAAAGTAATTAATATTTTTGTCATTAAAAGATATTTTTGACACCCTCTGCAAAACCAAAATATCCATTGCTCTCCAGTCCTGGGATGAGGAATGGAATGTATGTTGCTACCTTTTTAGCATCCTCTCGAAAGGTAGGTTGAAAATTATCATGTCCATTTCTTTCGGGGGATGGATCTAGAATAATTCACCTATCCTAATAACAAAAAAACGTATTAAATGATCCTATGTTAAGAGCTAAATTGGTTCAGTAGTCTTGGTccctttaaatttcttacagtTGAAATTTATCTTTGTGCTAAATCAGGACATATAAAATCTTAACGGGTATTATATTGATCCAAATGATTGAGCACTATTACTCTCGGATTTCTAAAATTAAACCCTTGCCTCCACTTTTGATTTTTGTGACTATTTTTCAAAGTATTCCACAAATCAACCTTATGAGTGAAATTATTGGGGTAAACGTAATTAATATAACCTAAGGTTGAATTGAAGGGAGCAACCAAGGTTACATGGAAAGGTTGCAGGGTGTTTCTCGGATTGGGCCTGCTGGAGAAGAAGCCTACCTCAAAAGATTGGACTTGCTGCGCTTCTTGCAATGTAGGTCTTTTTGTCTATTCTTTGTTCACATGCACAGCTCCTTAAAAATCTTTGCTCACTGtctctaaaataaaaaaacttttctTCTTATTTCCTGGGAAACGATGAATGCTAGAGAACCTCACAAAACTGAGTTAGTGTATCACTTTTGTCCCTCTGAAAACAATTTGGTCCGCAACCCAGTGGACAATTACTAATGGCTGAAACAATTCTTTTTGGAGAGAATCGATGATGTCGACGTTGTGTATTTGATTTTTGCAGTGTTGGATATTTCCACAAGATCATGAGACCAAGCCTTGAGGACGAGACCACGGTGGAAGGCGAGACCACAGCAAGGTGTAGGGTGTGAATTATGGGTTCAGTCTCGAATTGGCAGCAATCAGAAAGGAACTTCGAATTAATCTCAATTGTGCAGGTAAATTTGTTAGACTTAGTGACCAAATCTCTTCAACATGGGTTAGGTTCAATAGGATGTTTTTGTGGGTTTGTATTTGCTTGTGCATAGTTGGTTTTTGCAGCCAGTAATGCCGACTACAATAGATTTTCTGAGGTTCCAATATGATGATTAAACCCTCTGGATATAATTCTTTCAAATTCTGATAATGGTAATATTTGGGTAATGAACttagtgaatttgaatgatgaaaTGGTTCAATGGCAGATTGAATTTTGTTCTTTGCCGAATGAAACAGTGTGGGGGATTTCAAAATTTGTTCAAATTGTTGGGTTAATACAGGCCTGGGTTCAAACGGGTTATCGGATGAGATTTCAAATAGGTTGTAGTGTTTGAATGATTCGATGCTGAATTGTTTACTTGACAAAGAGGAAATCTCAAATGCAGTTTGAGACAAAATTGGGCAAATTGTTTTTATTCATGAAAAACCTAGCACTGAGGCCAGTGATCGAATAAGGTAGTTCACAGGATTTGAAAACCGATGTCGCTTAGACTATTGATCACAATATGGTGCGAATGATATGAATTAGAGAGggagaataaaattaaataatcttttttttttgtcaagaaATTAAATAATCTGACAAAAAGGGATTTGATAAATATATAGAGATGGAGGAGTTGTATTCTTCAAGGAAGTTACAACTTTACCCATTGAATACAACTATTCATATCCTTcataattcattaattaattatattagtttttttattaattaattaacttatttcACTATATCATATGTATATTAGTACACCAATGTTATGGTGTACCTTTACACATGATTACACATATTGTGGAAACCATGTTATCATAATCATAATCCAACAAAACTGGTATCATGTTCTTAGCATCTAAAACCCTAGTGTTGTTGACTAAGAAATAGAAACAATACAAGAGACTGGCACTAGCCTTGCACCTCGACAAGAATGGATCAATCACTGTTGAGGGTGCTTTCAAGCATGCTAAAGAGGCCTGGGACGTTCTCTTTGATGCTGCTGAGAAAGAGGCTTACGACAAGTCTTTAAGTTGACGATTTCAAAGGGCTCATGGTTCTGATGGTGCAGAGGTAGTGGATACAAACTAGCGCAGCCGCTGAGGTCTAGTGCAAAGGTAATGGATGCAAACCAGCCCAAGGCTTCAACGAACGAGAAATACAAGAACCCCCATTAATGCAATGCAATCCCTAATTCGAAAACCCTATGACTTACCTAGCACGAGCTGCAACAATAGTATACAACTTGACAAGTCTAGCATTTTTTGAGATTACTCGATTTGAAGTAAGGGTCGCACCTAGATTCCGCCGGAGAGTTGCTCGGCAAGCATGCGTACGCTCTTGGCAAATTATCACTTCCCCTACAGTTAAAAACCTCCATCGTTGATTTTATGAAGTAGCAAAGCTAAAGAGAGGAAAGGATAGAGAGAGGACCTGGAGAGAAGTCTTTGGTGGTAAAGAGGGAACATCCTTTTTCCGGAAGGTTGCAAACCATTAAGCCACGGATTTCAAGAGCTCTATGTAGTTCTTTCATGAGTGGCCGTTCTATGTTCACTTGCTCTACACCAAATGGCAAACGTCGTCACTGGCTATGAAGTTTGATAAAGCAAATGATTATATTTTCAGGTAATTCGGATTCGCCTCTGAAACTTTTGGGGTTTTACACTTTGATGTTTGATCAACTTTTTTCCACATcagattttaaggaaaactaatgaaaatggcttcaaaactttgagttttaataaaaaaaaaccatcatataactttatttaatgatacggacaagagaaagaaaacaaaaaacaaaaaacaaaaaaacaaaaaaacaaaaaaaaaattaaaaaattaaaaaaaactaaaggcGCATGCAAAGAGCACCCAACCAATCATTTAGTTGCATAACCCTTAAACATAATCCAAGCATATTTTATTcctctaaaattaaaatttcaaattgaagtGGGTTCCGTTCAATTCAGAACCACATCTAGGGTGGTATGGTTGGGAGGGAGTCGATCAGGTGTGGGTTCAAAAGGTTGGGGGTAAAGGCGGGGCAACATCATTGACAACATCGTTGGACTCATCACCCATTTTTTTAGTAATGGTATTGAGCTATTAGCCATGCATAACTTTAATGGCGTGGACGTTGATCTCTATCATatctttttttatctttttattgcaTTATGGTGAAAGAACTTGAAAATCTAGGACGAGCATTTattgttaagtttcataaacagtgtagtaccgtttcataaatagtgtagtaagttttataaacagtttgtgtgagaggtgaaggaattattttgagaaacatgttcatttgagcaacatcatatagcatgcaattaacaattaaaggcggaatcatgcttgtatgcacccaaaaacaaaacattaccatgaaattcaaagcctagtagattggtgaaccaataatcaactcaaaacaaagtgagttgaaattaatacctttgtagattcctctttgcataagcaaaggctaatcacccaaagagatagggccttcattccttgcttcttagatccatggatttggatggaagaataggttctccaagttcccaaaattgagaacctctaagtctcttcaccaaggttagattgtagaagaaatgagtgaccttggagtagtaggattgctagatgtaccctccaaggtgttggcctctttagagagaaaatggagagacaattctcaccaattttccccaaaaataaacccttttaatccttaattaatatttggctataaaatcatttatatagtcacttctttaagtgacctaaacaaccaaaaccctaattcatttcatcatggccggccatttaggggattttgggcttttgggctttaatgaatctttattcattaaattgtcatacaacttaagttaatgggcttgacgttcgaagcccattgggccttaaggtccaaaactatcccggaggtctttaacgaacttattcgtttgattaattaacatattaattaatctttgccataaataaatgattaaaccatttaatcattcttactcatttccgtttaatcttcaatctctaccttttatggtgtgcgatccattaggttccttttagcgagatagtgggcgattaaaaccattttacatcgattgtgaattgaaactattttcaattctccctttagtgattacacacgtttagggcttccacaaaccatggttgatgcctagcagcatgtcatggttacccaagctaatcagaagaggttagagaacctattcagttcgggattacaaatgcaatacggtctttctctaatctaatactcttgaccacattgtttggtttgatagtttatttgttcatgtctactatccaatgtgaatcttgtgcttatatgatttacttgaatgtgatttggaacgcattccctaatctcattcatactctgaccagagattctaaatcatatcatagagtattctccctcaactgtttgaaggttagagatcccttgttgcgcattcacttgtctccatagctaagtcacttgaccccaacgatgccgtggacgccccgagggggtgactttgacataatcaaagatcaaggacttaaccacaagacaactgtgatgcctcaggtcaaaggactactttgcattatcccaaccatgagttcttatgtgacatggaatatgagaactcttcgttgatcacgttcagtgtactcattctctattgagcacctacgtacttgtcttgatgtcacacacaccaatgactcgagactaatcactctccctaagagaagacatagtacgtaccgatcttaacggactgtcaatgcccaattgacaatcctatgatcaggaacatttaggatgtgtctacgaaagaatggtctcatgaatctaacttcattagattacattctcccaatcacatattccttggactttatcgtttaagcatataacatttatatgagacggctcaaacaataatctttgccctttatatgtaaaactagattagtttaacatgtgaaatgtccgtaaagtatcatcacatgattggctttagggcacatttccaacaagagGCGCACAGGTTTgcgcttcagtttttttttaaatattaaaattatgtctttttcattaaaatttaagttttgttgttctttttattaaaatttaagagtttttcattaaaatttaagtatttttattaaataaagttataacatgattttttttattaagataaACTTagttcaagcccttttcatgaaAGCAGattttaggggtgtgatatctacacaccctattttacttctcacacacccttctaatttttggccgtcggatcggatgaattaaagaagatcaacggacagaaattaacaaggggtgtgtgagaagtaatttagggtgtgtggatagcacaccccagaTTTTAAACCCAAAAGTGACTTCACGGATTGTCACGCTGCTTTAGACCTTCTGTTTCCCTTCATGCTGTGTATATTTTTACAACTTAATACAaccatgtatgtgtgtgtgtgtgtgtgtgtgtgtgatgggCACTTCACTCTGTATATTATGATACAAAGACTCCTCAAGTTATCTTTCACTTTTTGTTAAATGAGGACAATTGTTTTTAATATAGGaggtgtcacatcctggcccggatccaccacatcctgggactgttccaccaccgtagcacgatattgttcgctttgggcttaccattccctcacggttttgttttggggaattcacgagcaacttcccagtggatcacccatcatgggagtgctctggcctccttctcgcttaacttcggagttcctacaaaacccaaaaccagtaagctcccaaaaggccttgtgctaggtagagatgagaatatatatttaaggatcactcccttgtacgatgtgagatgttacatgaGGGGTATCATTATACCACACTTAAGTGACAAATTAATTTCTCTTTTCTTACAATCTTGGTACCGTGGTAACATACTTTTGACtatgaataaaataatttgCCAAAACAGAATCGACACCTCAAAATTTTACATTCATTAAAGTTCACAGTGGTTTTTGTTCGCTTTAAATTGCACAAACTCCTTGGGTTTTATTTTGAGGGTAAACGATAATTTCATTCATAAAACACCAACTAGAACAAACATAAACATACATGTGGACAAAATGATGGCCTTTGAAAAAAGTTTAGTGGGAAAAAGTCAGACCAAGGAAAAAAGCAAGACGAAATTTACCATTTACAGACTAGGCATGGATGGGCCCCATATCCACCCAAAACAATAGTCTTgatcatggtctaaaatatccataatatcccgatatttttattgaaaatttcggtgtttttggactaccgatatttttttggactaccgatatttccgatatcatcgatattttaaaccttgctaaatcactcatgtatcttaccatgcaatgtataaagtgtaaaatattgtactaattcattatatataaattattatggtgtgtttaaacttctttaattaattactacatattttctatactcacaatgtttgacagctcgctatataatcaacttaaatcagttatatctatcatgcaatgcatttccttccaattttttgtgataaactaatagataattgactaaataaacatcctgcaaagtttcaataaaaatttccaagtttttcttacaatttctgtggtttttatttaatttttaccgatatcgataatatcacgatatttccatcgaaatttccgtgtttttggactactgatatttccgatatcatcgatattttataccttggtccTGACATTACAAACTATATCGAGCTAAACGATGAGCAATGCTATTAGCTTTCCTTGGAATGATTCACCACCACCTGATTAGTTTATAATAATGCATGTATACCATCCACAGACTCCTTCAGCATCCAAGCAGACCTCGTCCTGGTTAAGAAGTTGAAGCAGCCTAATGAGGACAGCTTAATCGTTAGTGACCAAAGTAATAGAATTACTGCTTGCTAGGTACAATTCACTTCAATGGTAAAGGATGATCAATCTGGAGCAAAAACCAAAGAAATGGTTGAGGACCAAATTGAAAACCACTAAAACTTTGGGGGGCAAACATGCAGTTAActcatttcatttttattcCGTTAAGGTGGCGGGTTCGCAGTGACTACGTGGCATCTCCATTCTCCGTCCCAAAAGCCCAAACGTTTCACTTCCCACTGAAACTTCTGGTTCCTCCGAGTTGAATGCCCTTCGCATCCACCTCCTCGCTAGGGTTTTCCACCATAAGAAGCTCGCTGAAGAAGGCCATTTTCTCGAAGAAAGCGACTTGCAGTCTCTCTCTACCCGCCGCCTTTGCATCAGGTTTGTTCTGCTCTCTAGTCTGTTCCCTGCCTACTGTTTGGCTACCTAGAAAATCCAGGAAACTAATTTCATTTTTGAAGTTTCAGCCATGGATGGCAATTCGAACTGTAAGCTGGTTTTGTGCGGGAAATCGCCGCCGGATAATGAAATTGCTATAGCATTGAAGAGCAGCAACGCTCTGAAGCTCCCTGAGAGCACCGAGATTTCAATTTTGTTACAGTCGGAATTCGAAAAGCCGGTCAAGGAGGATGCTTTCGGAGTCGACTCGTTCATGACCTCGCTCTCTACCAGTCGGTTCGGCAGGTTCCTCCTCTGGTCTCCACGCTTGCCTTCCACACACGACGTCGTTTCCAAGTAAGTTTCGCAAAAGATTGGATTTTTAGTTTCctgaactctgaagttaagtgaaTGATTATTTTTCGGATAGTGAATTCGAgtttttagcttgttctcaGCAATTTTTGTGAGCTGCCGGTGGGTGCGGTTTGTGTAGCTGATGTTCAGTACAAAGGGAGAGGTTTGAAATGCTAATTAGTGGTTGagtttgattgattgattgttgtatttcaatttttggaattcaatttgttAGTTAATTTTTGTGGCAGGGCGGTCGAAGAATGTGTGGGAGTCTCCTCAGGGTTGCCTTCTGTTTTCCTTTACTTTGCAGATGGAGGATGGCCAAGTCGTGCCTCTCATACAGTACGTGGTTTCTCTTGCCGTCACGGAGGCAATAAAATATGTTTGTGATAAAAATGTGAGTGAATTGTTCGTAACGAGTTTGATATGGAAAGAATTAAAAAGTTAACTTTgtcaaatttatatatatgagTTTTGTATATGATAGCCATTAATGGTAACTGTAGCAAAGAAGCAAGCTTCATTCAAAATTCGAATTTGTTAAGCAATAAATAAGTGTTCTATTTGTTTCTAATTCAATATGTTGCCTGAGGCGTTCATCTTGACCTCAAGTAATACATAGAAGTTCGCTAGTACTTTAACTGTAGAAAGATTACGTCACTCATATTTACTATCCAACCTGTAATAGATTGCACGGAGATAACTTTTTTCGGGCTTATATTTGGCTACTTGGACCATGCACATTGCATCTGATTGTTATATTTACTAATTTGCAGTTAATTGGTTGATGCTATAGTGCAGACTTTGATACACTTTGTGTTGGGTACATCTTCTGCATTTCAGGGCTTACCATATATTGATGTTAAAATAAAATGGCCAAATGATCTTTATTTAAATGGCCTCAAAGTGGGAGGTATTTTATGCACCTCAACGTATAAGTCAAAGCAGTTCAATGTCTCTGCTGGTAATTAGTCTTATCCTCTGGTTGCTGATTAGCAGGTCTGATTGCAAATAAGCATGCTTTGAAATACCTAACTTCTTACATTCGGTGGACTCTGTTCCTTTCAAGTACTATATGAATGCCACCATCAACAACACGCACATGTGCATGATTGGATAATGGATATTCAACAATAACTTTTATGTTGATGACAGAGATACTCCTGTTTTTGTGTTTGCAGGTGTAGGTTTGAACATTGATAATGAGAAACCAACCACATGTTTGAATGCATTTCTTAGAGAATTGTGTGTTACAACATACCGATTTAGAAGAGAAGATGTTCTTGCCACCTTCTTTAACAAATTTGAGATGTTATATGAAGTTTTTATAAATCAAGGTAAAAACTCATCATGTCAATTATCGAAAATGTCATCTGATATATCAATTATACCATTCCTTCATTTTGATTTTAGTGCTTAATCTTACAGTTTTACCTCAACTATGCATGTTGGTGCCGTTCTTTCTAAACTTTTTCATTTATGTTTCAAGCCAGCTTGAATATTCTGTGAATCAACATTTAATTTCTGCTTGATACCAAAAGTTGAATCCCTTGGTTGTACTGTCTCAGTTATGAGATAGCTGTTTTTCCCCGCTGTCTAACAACCTAGTTTCCTTGCCGCAAAGAAATATGGATAAGTAGTGGGCGGATACA includes:
- the LOC103421290 gene encoding biotin--protein ligase 2-like, producing the protein MPFASTSSLGFSTIRSSLKKAIFSKKATCSLSLPAAFASAMDGNSNCKLVLCGKSPPDNEIAIALKSSNALKLPESTEISILLQSEFEKPVKEDAFGVDSFMTSLSTSRFGRFLLWSPRLPSTHDVVSNNFCELPVGAVCVADVQYKGRGRSKNVWESPQGCLLFSFTLQMEDGQVVPLIQYVVSLAVTEAIKYVCDKNGLPYIDVKIKWPNDLYLNGLKVGGILCTSTYKSKQFNVSAGVGLNIDNEKPTTCLNAFLRELCVTTYRFRREDVLATFFNKFEMLYEVFINQGFQSLEELYYRTWLHSGQRVIVQEKTEDQVVENVVTIQGLTSSGYLLAIGDDNQMCELHPDGNSFDFFKGLVRRKMD